One stretch of Rhodohalobacter mucosus DNA includes these proteins:
- a CDS encoding fructosamine kinase family protein, protein MNIPDTIRNNLRDKYGIHVSSAKTVSGGSINQAYQLETNQGALFLKINVSAPEDFFEKEAEGLKLLKSAGSGLRIPEVIAAEKPINGSPGFLLMEFIDSGSSGDSFAFGANLAHLHQTNSDQFGLDAENYIGSLPQSNNWHSNWPGFFSEERIRPQLRMAIKSGKMDSRVLKQWDRIEPLLYDLMPETEPSLIHGDLWGGNYLFDTNGDAVLIDPAVYYGHPEMDLAFSHMFGGFSGEFYRGYESVSPQPSGFSERKPLYNLYPLLVHVNLFGGHYVSQAEAVLKRFA, encoded by the coding sequence ATGAACATACCAGATACGATTCGCAATAATTTACGTGATAAATACGGCATTCATGTATCATCTGCCAAAACAGTATCTGGCGGGAGCATTAATCAGGCATATCAACTCGAAACAAATCAGGGTGCTCTGTTCCTGAAAATTAATGTCTCAGCTCCTGAGGATTTCTTCGAAAAAGAAGCAGAAGGTTTGAAACTCCTGAAATCTGCCGGGAGTGGTTTACGCATACCCGAGGTGATTGCTGCGGAGAAGCCGATCAACGGCAGTCCAGGCTTTTTGTTGATGGAGTTTATTGACAGCGGTTCGTCCGGTGACTCTTTTGCATTCGGGGCAAACTTGGCTCACCTTCATCAAACCAATAGTGATCAATTCGGTCTTGATGCAGAAAATTATATCGGGAGCCTGCCTCAAAGCAATAATTGGCACTCAAACTGGCCGGGCTTCTTTTCGGAGGAGCGGATTCGTCCGCAGCTTCGTATGGCCATCAAATCGGGCAAAATGGATTCCCGGGTCCTGAAACAGTGGGATCGGATTGAACCCCTGCTGTATGACCTGATGCCGGAAACAGAGCCGTCCCTGATTCACGGTGATCTTTGGGGCGGCAATTACCTTTTTGATACCAACGGAGATGCAGTTTTGATTGATCCGGCCGTCTATTATGGCCACCCTGAGATGGACCTCGCCTTTTCCCACATGTTCGGAGGTTTTTCTGGAGAGTTTTATCGGGGATATGAATCTGTTTCACCACAACCATCCGGATTCAGCGAAAGAAAACCCTTGTATAATCTATATCCCTTGCTGGTTCATGTAAATTTATTTGGCGGGCATTATGTAAGTCAGGCTGAAGCCGTGTTGAAGAGGTTTGCTTAG
- a CDS encoding signal peptidase II — translation MSLRAKKYLFLFTPAVLVLIADQVTKRIILNSPDLQNKEIIEGWLAFNFTKNPGMALGMDWLSTPVISVVAILATIGIVTYILFTLDKANLGYLTCMGLIVGGALGNITDRILMGLYFGYGGVLEGHVVDFIHFTKTIGDWAVFPYIFNVADIAISTSIIILLVFHKKIMPLDEDESGTQTESTSEEPDMIDEALDPEKDN, via the coding sequence TTGTCGCTGCGAGCAAAAAAATACCTTTTTCTGTTTACTCCTGCCGTTCTGGTTCTCATTGCAGACCAGGTCACCAAAAGGATAATACTGAATTCACCGGATCTTCAGAATAAGGAGATCATTGAAGGGTGGCTTGCATTCAATTTCACCAAAAACCCTGGTATGGCACTGGGAATGGACTGGCTTTCCACACCTGTAATCAGTGTGGTGGCCATATTAGCCACTATTGGAATTGTCACCTACATCTTGTTTACACTGGATAAAGCCAACCTGGGCTATCTCACCTGTATGGGACTTATCGTCGGCGGGGCATTGGGAAATATCACAGACCGCATCTTAATGGGCCTTTACTTTGGGTATGGGGGCGTTTTGGAGGGCCATGTGGTCGATTTTATCCATTTCACTAAAACCATCGGCGACTGGGCGGTTTTTCCCTACATATTCAACGTGGCCGACATCGCCATCAGCACATCAATTATCATCCTCCTGGTTTTCCATAAAAAAATCATGCCGCTGGATGAAGACGAATCCGGTACCCAAACGGAAAGCACATCTGAAGAACCTGATATGATTGATGAAGCACTCGATCCTGAGAAAGATAATTGA
- a CDS encoding TraR/DksA family transcriptional regulator, which produces MASSKDSKNPERISPYNDEELEYFRKIILKKRDEAEQELNTLQNLLRESMENASDESAYSFHMADAGTDAQEREKTYMLFNRTKKFVRYLDDALKRIDNKTYGVCKVTGKKIAKGRLEAVPHTQLSIEAKLKRR; this is translated from the coding sequence ATGGCATCTTCAAAAGATTCCAAAAACCCGGAAAGAATTTCACCCTACAACGATGAGGAACTGGAATATTTCAGGAAAATCATTCTGAAAAAGAGAGATGAGGCCGAACAGGAGCTCAATACACTGCAAAATCTGTTGCGGGAAAGCATGGAAAATGCTTCGGATGAGTCGGCCTACTCCTTCCATATGGCAGATGCCGGAACCGATGCCCAGGAGCGTGAAAAAACCTATATGCTCTTTAACCGAACCAAAAAGTTTGTCCGCTATCTGGACGATGCCCTGAAACGCATCGACAACAAAACCTATGGTGTTTGCAAAGTTACCGGCAAGAAGATTGCAAAGGGCAGACTCGAAGCCGTTCCCCATACACAGCTCAGTATTGAAGCAAAGCTGAAACGGCGGTAA
- a CDS encoding low molecular weight protein-tyrosine-phosphatase, with the protein MTENTPITKENPFKIVFVCLGNICRSPTAEGIFQHLVNERGLESYFYIDSAGTSAYHIGEPANSKSRQVAERHGVKLQSRARKFEPEDLEEFDLILAMDRENYDNLKQLDQDDKYGDKILLMRDFDPQPGNGEVPDPYFGGMDGFQNVFEILRRSSKELLDELEERVE; encoded by the coding sequence ATGACCGAAAATACTCCCATCACCAAAGAGAATCCCTTTAAAATCGTTTTTGTATGCCTTGGCAACATCTGCCGAAGTCCAACTGCAGAGGGCATTTTTCAGCACCTGGTAAATGAACGCGGGCTGGAATCGTATTTTTACATCGATTCGGCCGGTACTTCGGCCTATCATATAGGCGAACCGGCCAACAGCAAGAGCCGCCAGGTTGCGGAACGTCATGGAGTTAAGCTGCAATCACGCGCAAGAAAATTTGAACCGGAAGACCTGGAAGAGTTCGATCTCATCCTGGCCATGGATCGCGAAAACTATGACAACCTGAAACAGCTGGACCAGGATGACAAATATGGTGATAAAATTCTGCTGATGCGCGATTTCGATCCCCAGCCCGGCAATGGAGAGGTTCCCGATCCCTATTTTGGAGGCATGGACGGGTTTCAGAATGTGTTTGAGATCCTCAGAAGAAGCTCAAAAGAGCTGCTGGATGAACTGGAGGAGCGGGTGGAATGA
- a CDS encoding addiction module protein has translation MIDKSDIAKMSIPERLKAMELLWESISDHPESIDSPNWHKDILNKRESRVDSGKTSYLTLSELKSRMKK, from the coding sequence ATGATTGATAAATCCGACATAGCAAAAATGAGCATTCCTGAACGCCTCAAGGCCATGGAATTACTGTGGGAATCAATATCCGACCACCCGGAAAGTATAGATTCGCCAAACTGGCATAAAGATATTTTAAACAAGAGAGAATCCCGGGTTGATTCCGGAAAAACAAGCTATTTGACCCTGTCAGAACTCAAGAGCCGAATGAAGAAATAG
- a CDS encoding helical backbone metal receptor has translation MPTNRIISLVPSLTELLFDLGLDDSVAGRTRFCIHPEKRIDNVPIIGGTKNPRIERIRELEPDLVIANREENRKEDVKAIEEFCEVMVTDINTIDDALFAIHDIGDRCGTKEKAAELIDAVRKELHHVPEEPLLRAAYIVWREPWMSVGNDTYIHSVMMHWKLENVFSNRTRYPKTTLDELNKVQPDVILLSSEPYPFREKHLEEVSSRCKDSRVLLVDGEWFSWYGSRMLPAFRKLNAFRKAIG, from the coding sequence TTGCCTACAAACCGCATCATAAGCCTTGTACCTTCTCTCACCGAGCTGCTTTTTGATCTCGGACTGGATGACTCTGTTGCAGGACGCACCCGGTTCTGTATCCATCCGGAGAAGCGTATTGATAACGTGCCAATCATCGGAGGTACAAAAAATCCCCGCATCGAAAGAATCAGAGAGCTGGAACCGGATCTCGTAATTGCCAACAGGGAGGAGAACCGGAAAGAGGATGTGAAGGCCATTGAAGAGTTCTGCGAGGTGATGGTTACCGACATCAACACCATCGACGATGCACTGTTTGCAATTCACGATATCGGCGACCGATGCGGGACGAAAGAAAAAGCGGCGGAACTGATCGATGCTGTCAGGAAAGAGCTGCATCATGTGCCGGAAGAGCCCCTGTTGCGTGCCGCCTACATCGTCTGGAGAGAACCCTGGATGAGTGTCGGTAACGACACCTATATTCACTCTGTGATGATGCACTGGAAGCTGGAGAATGTTTTTTCAAACAGGACACGCTACCCAAAAACCACGCTGGATGAGCTGAATAAAGTGCAGCCGGATGTTATCCTCCTGAGCAGCGAACCCTATCCTTTCAGGGAGAAACACCTTGAAGAGGTAAGCAGCCGTTGCAAAGATTCAAGGGTTCTACTGGTAGATGGAGAGTGGTTCAGCTGGTACGGCTCCCGTATGCTGCCTGCATTCCGGAAGCTGAATGCTTTCAGAAAAGCCATAGGATGA
- a CDS encoding DUF6249 domain-containing protein, which translates to MSQLTFTIIFLAFLTAGFLAWFFTHQAREKERLMLIEKGIDVPDKESGFNFKFRFPWLRLGIVITAISTGIFTGILIESIVDLRGEIIPVFMFLFGGIGMIIAHYAGKKDS; encoded by the coding sequence ATGAGTCAGCTAACATTTACAATCATCTTTCTTGCATTCTTAACGGCCGGTTTTCTTGCATGGTTCTTTACCCATCAGGCCCGGGAAAAAGAACGTTTGATGCTAATAGAAAAAGGTATTGATGTACCTGATAAGGAATCAGGCTTTAATTTCAAGTTCCGATTTCCTTGGCTTAGGTTAGGAATAGTAATTACAGCCATTTCAACTGGCATATTTACTGGAATTCTTATTGAGTCAATCGTTGATTTGCGAGGAGAAATTATTCCGGTTTTCATGTTTTTATTCGGAGGTATCGGTATGATCATTGCTCATTATGCCGGGAAAAAGGATAGTTAA
- a CDS encoding RNA polymerase sigma factor produces MPDRYISQVLEGDKNAFRHIIRECQDGAFNLALSVLKDEHAAKDAVQRSFLKAYENLKSFKKESLFKTWFHRIVVNEAYQMMRKRGPEDRFKPDGLTNLTSDVNRTSKKINHDHKMFYINETLDRMKPDESLSLKLFYLDEYSINEMVEVTGWSTSKVKVTLHRARKSMKELMEGMFNLNPEELYS; encoded by the coding sequence ATGCCGGATAGATACATATCACAGGTTCTTGAGGGGGATAAGAATGCATTCCGGCATATCATCAGAGAATGTCAGGATGGCGCCTTTAATCTGGCTTTATCCGTATTGAAAGACGAGCATGCAGCTAAAGATGCTGTACAAAGGTCTTTTTTGAAAGCTTATGAGAATCTAAAATCATTCAAGAAAGAATCTCTTTTTAAAACCTGGTTTCATCGGATTGTAGTAAATGAAGCATATCAGATGATGAGAAAAAGAGGCCCCGAAGATCGCTTTAAGCCAGATGGGTTAACGAATCTGACATCAGATGTTAATCGCACAAGCAAGAAGATTAATCACGATCATAAAATGTTTTATATCAATGAAACTCTGGACCGGATGAAGCCGGATGAAAGCTTGTCTCTGAAGCTCTTTTATCTGGATGAGTATAGCATAAATGAAATGGTTGAAGTTACCGGATGGAGTACATCAAAGGTAAAAGTTACCCTGCATAGGGCTCGTAAAAGCATGAAAGAATTAATGGAAGGTATGTTTAATCTAAATCCGGAGGAATTATACTCATGA
- the ileS gene encoding isoleucine--tRNA ligase, with protein sequence MAKKFEEVKQLAYPKAEVETLNWWKEKRIFEKSLSTREDGIPFTFFEGPPTANGKPGIHHVMARTVKDLFCRYKTLKGFRVERKGGWDTHGLPVEIEVEKELGLEGRSQVEEYGMAEYNARCRESVLKYKDLWDDLTQRMGYWVDLEDPYVTFENDYIESVWWAFKQLYEKGLVYKGYKIQWYSPGSGTVLSSHEVSLGYKETQDPSIYVKFPLDADENVFFLAWTTTPWTIISNMALTVNPKLEYVKIRVSEGDITEYYILAKKCLEDAINHDYEIVETYSGKDLIGWVYKPVFDYALKEHPKESAWRVIEADYVTTEDGTGVVHTAPAFGADDYESGKKAGIPMFNPIDEEGRFTGQVPEYEGQWFKEADKEIARAIKEKGLMYHHETYLHNYPFDWRKGTPLMSYPVESWFIRTTDVKDKMVKLNSNINWKPASTGTGRFGTWLENNVDWAVSRQRYWGTPIPIWVSDLDPDYVECIGSVEELRRKAGISEDVEIDLHRPHIDEFTWKCPKGGTMRRIPDLLDVWFDSGAMPWSQWHYPFENKDKFKENFPADFIAEGVDQTRGWFYTLHALATMLFDKPAYKNVVSNGLVLDAKGEKMSKSKGNSVDPFEVIQKFGADTVRWYMMSNSSPWENLKFSEEGLQETQRKFFNTIVNTYSFFAMYANIDGFTYSGSPLPKTERTEMDRWIISRLNTTVKQVDEYLEEYEPTKAAREVEMFVEELSNWYVRRNRRRFWKEGKSLDKTAAYQTLYECLVNLAKLISPIAPYLGEWLYKKLNEVTGQDEDSVHLSFYPTVEETAIDRQLEHRMEVARTVSSLVLRVRNQIDVNVRQPLSRIILPMDEDERLVVEAVKDIILDEVNVKKIEFVDDDSGIVNKSAKPNYPLLGKRLGKQMKAVSSSINQLTTEEITRFENQGSIELTIEDGETVRLSSDELEIQRTGLEGWSVEAMDGITVAVDTELTPDLLKEGLSREFINRVQNMRKEADFDVTDRIVIGFEGSDKLSEAVRYAMDTIKSETLAEEISSALLDVSDFVKTWDIEGSECEISIRRTTNK encoded by the coding sequence ATGGCTAAAAAATTCGAAGAAGTTAAACAGCTGGCGTACCCTAAAGCTGAGGTTGAAACTCTAAACTGGTGGAAGGAGAAACGCATTTTTGAAAAAAGCCTCTCCACACGTGAAGACGGTATACCGTTCACCTTTTTTGAGGGACCGCCAACCGCCAACGGGAAACCCGGCATCCACCATGTGATGGCCCGTACGGTAAAAGATCTTTTTTGCCGCTACAAGACCCTCAAAGGTTTCCGGGTGGAGCGAAAGGGCGGCTGGGACACACACGGTCTGCCGGTTGAAATTGAAGTGGAAAAAGAACTTGGACTTGAAGGCCGTTCTCAGGTAGAGGAGTACGGCATGGCTGAATACAATGCCCGCTGCCGTGAAAGCGTGCTTAAATACAAGGATTTATGGGACGATCTCACTCAGCGGATGGGATATTGGGTGGATCTTGAGGATCCCTATGTAACATTCGAAAACGATTATATTGAGTCGGTTTGGTGGGCCTTCAAACAACTCTACGAGAAAGGCCTGGTTTATAAGGGATACAAGATACAATGGTACTCACCTGGAAGCGGAACGGTGCTTTCATCTCATGAGGTAAGCCTGGGTTACAAGGAGACACAGGACCCATCCATTTATGTGAAATTCCCCCTGGATGCGGATGAAAACGTCTTTTTTCTTGCCTGGACAACCACACCCTGGACCATTATCTCAAACATGGCTCTCACCGTGAACCCGAAACTGGAGTATGTAAAAATCCGGGTGAGTGAAGGCGACATTACCGAATACTATATACTGGCCAAGAAATGCCTTGAAGACGCAATTAATCATGATTATGAGATTGTGGAAACCTATTCAGGCAAAGACCTTATTGGCTGGGTCTATAAGCCGGTTTTTGACTATGCCCTCAAAGAACATCCCAAAGAGAGTGCCTGGAGGGTGATCGAAGCTGACTACGTAACGACCGAAGACGGTACGGGAGTGGTTCATACAGCCCCTGCATTTGGTGCAGATGACTACGAATCCGGCAAAAAGGCGGGCATTCCCATGTTCAATCCGATTGACGAAGAGGGCCGCTTTACCGGTCAGGTTCCCGAATATGAAGGGCAGTGGTTCAAGGAAGCCGACAAGGAGATTGCACGAGCCATCAAGGAGAAAGGACTGATGTACCATCACGAGACCTACCTCCACAACTATCCGTTCGACTGGCGGAAAGGAACACCACTGATGTCATACCCGGTGGAGTCGTGGTTTATCCGTACCACGGATGTAAAGGATAAGATGGTTAAGCTGAACAGCAACATCAACTGGAAGCCCGCAAGTACCGGTACGGGTCGATTCGGTACCTGGCTTGAAAACAATGTGGACTGGGCGGTTTCCAGGCAGCGTTACTGGGGTACACCGATTCCGATATGGGTGAGCGATTTGGATCCCGATTATGTGGAGTGCATCGGCAGCGTGGAAGAACTCCGCAGAAAAGCGGGTATTTCGGAAGATGTGGAGATCGACCTCCATCGGCCCCATATTGACGAATTTACATGGAAATGCCCGAAAGGCGGCACCATGCGACGCATTCCTGATCTTCTGGACGTTTGGTTTGATTCCGGTGCGATGCCGTGGTCGCAGTGGCACTATCCGTTTGAAAACAAAGATAAGTTCAAGGAAAATTTCCCGGCCGATTTCATCGCAGAAGGGGTAGATCAGACCCGCGGCTGGTTCTACACGCTTCACGCACTCGCAACCATGCTTTTTGATAAGCCCGCATATAAAAATGTGGTATCAAACGGGCTGGTTCTGGATGCGAAAGGTGAGAAAATGAGCAAGTCGAAGGGCAACAGCGTGGATCCGTTCGAGGTGATTCAGAAATTCGGTGCGGATACGGTACGCTGGTATATGATGAGCAACTCATCACCCTGGGAGAACCTTAAGTTCAGTGAAGAAGGCCTTCAGGAAACACAGCGCAAGTTTTTCAACACCATCGTAAATACCTACTCTTTCTTTGCGATGTACGCCAATATTGACGGCTTTACGTACTCCGGATCCCCTCTTCCAAAAACGGAGCGGACCGAAATGGACCGCTGGATTATATCCCGCCTTAACACCACGGTGAAACAGGTGGATGAGTATCTGGAAGAGTACGAGCCTACAAAAGCCGCGCGCGAAGTGGAGATGTTCGTTGAAGAGCTGAGTAACTGGTATGTTCGCCGAAACAGGCGTCGATTCTGGAAAGAGGGGAAAAGCCTGGACAAAACGGCTGCTTACCAGACACTTTATGAGTGTCTGGTGAACCTGGCGAAGCTTATAAGCCCCATCGCTCCCTACCTTGGCGAATGGCTCTACAAGAAATTGAACGAGGTAACGGGACAGGACGAAGACTCTGTTCACCTCTCGTTCTATCCCACCGTCGAAGAAACGGCAATTGACCGACAGCTGGAGCACAGAATGGAGGTAGCCCGGACAGTCAGCTCCCTGGTGCTTCGGGTGCGAAACCAGATCGATGTAAACGTTCGTCAGCCGCTCTCCAGAATTATCCTCCCTATGGATGAGGATGAAAGGCTGGTCGTTGAAGCGGTTAAGGATATTATTCTGGACGAAGTAAACGTTAAAAAGATCGAATTTGTAGATGATGATTCCGGTATTGTGAATAAATCCGCAAAGCCGAACTATCCTTTATTAGGAAAACGTCTCGGAAAACAAATGAAAGCCGTATCTTCCAGTATAAATCAGCTGACAACGGAAGAAATCACCCGTTTTGAAAATCAGGGATCGATCGAACTGACAATTGAGGACGGTGAAACGGTTCGGCTGTCATCCGATGAACTTGAGATTCAGCGAACCGGCCTTGAAGGCTGGTCGGTGGAGGCGATGGACGGTATCACGGTAGCTGTGGATACCGAACTCACGCCCGATTTGCTGAAAGAAGGACTCTCGCGCGAATTCATCAACAGAGTTCAGAATATGCGCAAGGAGGCGGACTTTGATGTTACAGACAGGATTGTAATCGGATTTGAAGGGTCCGATAAACTATCCGAAGCAGTACGTTATGCCATGGATACCATTAAGTCGGAGACCCTGGCTGAAGAGATCAGTTCGGCGCTGCTTGATGTATCCGATTTTGTGAAGACCTGGGATATAGAAGGGTCCGAATGCGAAATATCAATACGAAGAACAACTAACAAATAA